The Palleronia sp. THAF1 genome contains the following window.
CGGTGATGCCGGCTTCTTTCGCGGCGGCAGCGACGGTCAAGTCGGGGTTCACGACGAAGGATTGGTTCTCCAGCGTGATCTCGGCCAGGTATTTCTTCATGCGGCCTTCGATCATCTTCTCGATGACCTGCTCGGGCTTGCCGGACTCGCGCGCGATGTCCATCTGCACGGCTTTTTCTTTCTCGACGATGGCCGGGTCCAGATCGTTCTCGTTCAGTGCGGCCGGGTTCACGGCGGCGACGTGCATGGCGATTTGACGAGCCGTCGCTGCGTCGTCGCCGGTGAAGGCCACCAGAACGCCGATCTTGCCCATGCCATCGGTCGCGGCATTGTGGACGTAGGCCACGACGTTGTCACCGGACAGCTTTTCCATGCGGCGCAGGGTCATGTTCTCGCCGATCTTGGCGATGGCGGTCGTAATGGCTTCCTTCACGGGCTTGCCACCCATGTCGGCCTCGGCGAGTGACTCGACGCTGTCCACGGTCACGGCCACATCGGCGATGCCGCTGACCAACGACTGGAATTCGGCGTTCTTGGCAACGAAGTCGGTCTCGGAATTCACTTCGACCGCGACGCCCATGCCACCGTCGACCTTGACGGCCACGAGGCCCTCGGCCGCGGTGCGGTCAGACTTCTTGGCGGCTTTGGCGAGGCCCTTGGTGCGCAGCCAGTCAACGGCCTTGTCCATGTCGCCGTCGTTCTCTGTCAGCGCCTTCTTGGCGTCCATCATGCCCGCGCCGGTGGATTCGCGGAGCTTTTTCACGTCTGCTGCGGTGATCGCCATATCAGGCTCTCCTCGTGTGATTCAGGTGTCAATCTTGGGGGCAGGCCCCTGCCCGCCCCCTGTAAGCTCGAGTCGTGACGCTTACGCGTCGCTCTTGGGCTTGTTGTCCAGATCGTAGGGCGCATCCTTGGCAATAGCGTCGTCCGACACAGCCTCGGTCGAGACGTCCAGAGTCTCTTCGGCGTTGGCGGGCGTCTCCAGGATCTCTTCCTCGACCGGGGCTTCTTCCATCGCACCCATATCGACACCGGCGGCGTCCATTTGGGCGGACATGCCGTCAAGTGCGGCACGGGCGGCCAGGTCACAGTACAGCTGGATCGCGCGGGCGGCGTCGTCGTTACCGGGGATTACGTAGTCGATGCCATCGGGCGGGCAGTTTGTGTCGACGATGGCGACGACGGGGATGCCGAGCTTCTTGGCTTCGAGGATGGCGAGGTCTTCCTTGTTCACGTCGATGACGAACAGAAGATCCGGCACACCGCCCATTTCGCGGATGCCGCCCAAGGAAGCTTGCAGCTTGGCCTGGTCCCGCTCCATCGACAGACGCTCACGCTTGGTGAGGCCACCGGCGCCTTCGGCCATTTTCTCGTCGATCTCGCGCAGGCGAGCGATGGACTTGGAGACGGTCTGCCAGTTGGTCAGCGTGCCGCCCAGCCAGCGGTGGTTCATGTAGTACTGGGCGCAACGCTCTGCGGCGTCGGCGATGGGCTTTTGGGCCTGACGCTTGGTGCCGACGAACAGGATGCGGCCGTTCTTCGCGACGGTGTCGCGGATGACCTGCAGCGCCTGGTCCAGCATGGGGACGGTCTGCGTCAGGTCAAGAATGTGGATGCCGTTGCGGTCACCGTAGATGTACTGGCCCATACGGGGATTCCAGCGTTGGGTCTGGTGACCAAAGTGCACGCCCGCTTCAAGAAGCTGGCGCAGCGAAAACTCGGGAAGAGCCATCGTTGTATTCCTTTTCCGGTTTCAATCCTCGGCGCGGTCTTGAACGGGATTGCCCGAACCGGTGGACGAACGGGGATGTCTCCCCCGACCGCCCGGACCACGCCTGTGAAGTGCTCGCGCCATTACGCCTGTTGCGCGGCGGTTGCAAGCGTTCGGCCATGAGTATTTGTGAAAACAAAGAAAGGGGGCCTTGCCCTGCCGCGCCCCCTGCCCCAATCAGTCGGCCATGACGCGCATTCTTTGTATCGGATCGGTCCTGTGGGACGTGGTGGGACGCACGCCGGCGCATATGGCGCTTGGCGCGGATGTGCCGGGGCATATCGTGCGCATTCCGGGCGGCGTGGCGCTGAACATCGCCATGGGTCTGCGGCGCATGGGGGTGGATTGTGCGTTGTTGTCCGCTGTGGGGCGCGATGTGGAGGGCGAGACGCTGCTGGCGGATGCCGCGCGGCGCGGCATAAACGTGGCGCATGTCTATGTGTCCGACGATCTTCCGACCGACACTTATATGGCGATCGAGGGCGGCAATGGTCTGATCGCGGCCATAGCGGATGCGCATTCGCTGGAACGCGCTGGCGCGAAGATCTTGGAGCCGCTGGTGGATGGGCGTGTTGCGTCGGGCGATTTCACGGGGATCGCGGCGTTGGATGGAAACCTGTCCGAAACACTGTTGTCCGAGATCGCTTCGGGGCCGTGGCTGGGCCGCGCCGATCTGCGCGTGGCGCCCGCCTCGCCCGGCAAGGCGTTGCGGCTGGCGCCACTGCTCGGTGTGCCGGGCGCGACCTTCTACCTGAACCGTGAGGAAGCAGGGCTTTTACTGGGCACTCCGGTTCGGACAGCCGCCGAGGGGGCGGAAGAATTGGGCCGTCGCGGCGCCGCGCGGGTGTTGGTCACAGACGGTGGTGCGGATGCCGCCATGGCGTCCGGCGGGCGGGTACTGACCGCGACGCCGCCTGAGGTCATGGTCACGCGGGTGACGGGCGCGGGCGACACCTTCATGGCCGCGCATATCGCCGCTGAAACGCGCGGTGCGACGGCCGAGATGGCGTTGGAGGCCGGTCTTCGGGCCGCAGCGCAATATGTTTCTGGAGATGTAAGCCAATGAACGGACCGATGGAGCTGACAGACGAGGTGCGCTCCGCATTGCAGGCGGGCGATCCGGTGGTCGCGTTGGAGTCCACAATCATAACGCACGGAATGCCGTGGCCGCAGAACGTCGAAATGGCGCGCGCCGTCGAGGGCGAAATACGCGCGTACGGCGCAACGCCCGCCACCATCGCGGTGATCGACGGCACGTTGCACGTCGGGCTGGACGAAGCGCGGCTGGAAGCTTTGGCGCAGGCCGAGGATGTGTCGAAGCTCAGCCGCGCCGACCTGCCCGTTTGCATCGCGACCGGGGGCACCGGGGCGACCACCGTTGCCGCCACGATGATTGCCGCGCGTCTTGCGGGAATTGAAACCTTTGCCACGGGCGGCATCGGCGGCGTTCATCGCGGCGCAGAGCTGTCGTTCGACGTGTCCGCCGATCTGCAGGAACTGGCGCAGACGCATGTGACGGTGGTCGCGGCCGGGGCGAAGGCGATCCTTGACCTGCCGAAGACGTGGGAGGTGCTGGAAACGCTCGGCGTGCCAGTCATCGCGGTGGGCCAAGACGACCTGCCGGCCTTCTGGTCGCGCCACTCTCCCTATCCCGCGCCCCTGCGCCTGGACACGGCTGGCGAT
Protein-coding sequences here:
- the tsf gene encoding translation elongation factor Ts, whose product is MAITAADVKKLRESTGAGMMDAKKALTENDGDMDKAVDWLRTKGLAKAAKKSDRTAAEGLVAVKVDGGMGVAVEVNSETDFVAKNAEFQSLVSGIADVAVTVDSVESLAEADMGGKPVKEAITTAIAKIGENMTLRRMEKLSGDNVVAYVHNAATDGMGKIGVLVAFTGDDAATARQIAMHVAAVNPAALNENDLDPAIVEKEKAVQMDIARESGKPEQVIEKMIEGRMKKYLAEITLENQSFVVNPDLTVAAAAKEAGITVTGFVRMEVGEGITVEKEDFAAEVAKAAKG
- the rpsB gene encoding 30S ribosomal protein S2 codes for the protein MALPEFSLRQLLEAGVHFGHQTQRWNPRMGQYIYGDRNGIHILDLTQTVPMLDQALQVIRDTVAKNGRILFVGTKRQAQKPIADAAERCAQYYMNHRWLGGTLTNWQTVSKSIARLREIDEKMAEGAGGLTKRERLSMERDQAKLQASLGGIREMGGVPDLLFVIDVNKEDLAILEAKKLGIPVVAIVDTNCPPDGIDYVIPGNDDAARAIQLYCDLAARAALDGMSAQMDAAGVDMGAMEEAPVEEEILETPANAEETLDVSTEAVSDDAIAKDAPYDLDNKPKSDA
- a CDS encoding PfkB family carbohydrate kinase; this translates as MTRILCIGSVLWDVVGRTPAHMALGADVPGHIVRIPGGVALNIAMGLRRMGVDCALLSAVGRDVEGETLLADAARRGINVAHVYVSDDLPTDTYMAIEGGNGLIAAIADAHSLERAGAKILEPLVDGRVASGDFTGIAALDGNLSETLLSEIASGPWLGRADLRVAPASPGKALRLAPLLGVPGATFYLNREEAGLLLGTPVRTAAEGAEELGRRGAARVLVTDGGADAAMASGGRVLTATPPEVMVTRVTGAGDTFMAAHIAAETRGATAEMALEAGLRAAAQYVSGDVSQ
- a CDS encoding pseudouridine-5'-phosphate glycosidase, whose product is MNGPMELTDEVRSALQAGDPVVALESTIITHGMPWPQNVEMARAVEGEIRAYGATPATIAVIDGTLHVGLDEARLEALAQAEDVSKLSRADLPVCIATGGTGATTVAATMIAARLAGIETFATGGIGGVHRGAELSFDVSADLQELAQTHVTVVAAGAKAILDLPKTWEVLETLGVPVIAVGQDDLPAFWSRHSPYPAPLRLDTAGDIAASHVMRGAMGVPGGQLIANPIPQTDEIAADVLAPVIEQALAEAAAQGIAAKSVTPFLLARIFELTDGASLQANIALVLNNARLAAGIAHEISAIRAQVARQA